One region of Xyrauchen texanus isolate HMW12.3.18 chromosome 11, RBS_HiC_50CHRs, whole genome shotgun sequence genomic DNA includes:
- the LOC127652037 gene encoding CD209 antigen-like protein E encodes MELEDIYQNIECRDEDEDDYVNEDALGPGKLSHRPTEPKAPNHRGSRCFVVSTVWLVLICVLLLIAIIVQQMKITAEREIKLYYKNMAEEFNEKINRLQVNYSDITIEKDQLQSSFNSLNQKKLESKVNSSCDEHQKKQVWFFISSEEKSWSESRQFCRDRGGDLIIINTEEKQRYVSSLVNGRVWIGLSDIENEGDMKWVDNSPLKKGFWNTNEPNDDEGKEDCVEVNSANPFQNSWNDLPCSLKRKWICEN; translated from the exons ATGGAATTAGAGGACATTTATCAAAATATTGAATGCAgggatgaggatgaggatgattATGTTAATGAGGACGCACTTGGACCTGGCAAACTGAGTCACAGACCGACTGAACCAAAAGCTCCAAATCACA gaGGAAGTAGATGTTTTGTGGTGAGCACAGTGTGGCTTGTGCTCATATGTGTTCTTCTGCTGATCGCCATTATAGTGCAACAAATGAAGATCACggcagagagagaaataaagctatactataaaaacatggctgaagaatttaatgaaaaaataaataggttGCAAGTCAATTACAGCGATATAACAATTGAAAAAGACCAATTGCAGAGCAGCTTCAACTCTTTGAATCAGAAGAAATTGGAAAGCAAGGTCAACTCTTCGTGTGACGAACATCAGAAAAAACAAG TTTGGTTCTTCATATCCAGTGAGGAGAAGAGCTGGTCTGAGAGCAGACAGTTCTGCAGGGATCGTGGTGGAGATCTGATCATCATCAACACTGAAGAGAAACAg AGGTACGTCAGTTCATTGGTCAACGGGAGAGTGTGGATTGGTTTGTCTGACATCGAGAATGAGGGCGACATGAAATGGGTGGATAATTCACCACTGAAGAAAGG GTTTTGGAACACAAATGAGCCAAATGATGATGAAGGGAAAGAGGACTGTGTTGAAGTGAATTCTGCAAACCCCTTTCAGAACAGCTGGAATGATCTCCCATGCTCATTGAAGAGAAAATGGATTTGTGAGAATTAG
- the LOC127652036 gene encoding CD209 antigen-like, with amino-acid sequence MVWNQLRLDWYMMWNRLKLDCNIAWSRLKLDWDMAWSRLSRGCDMVWSRLKSGRLGNRVQGGSRCFLVSTVCLGLICVLLVITIIVQQMKITSDREIKLNYKNMAEEFNEKLNRLQVNYSDLTIEKDQLQSSFNSLDQKKLELETRVNSLTIEKDQLQISFNSLNQKKLELETRVNSLTIEKDQLQSSFNSLNQKKLELETRVNSLTIEKDQLQIRFNSLNQKKLELETRVNSLTIEKDQLQSSFNSLDQKKLELETRVNSLTIEKDQLQISFNSLNQKKLELETRVNSLTIEKDQLQSSFNSLDQKKLELETRVNSLTIEKDQLQISFNSLNQKKLELERRKKQVWFFISSEEKSWSDSRQFCRDRGGDLVIINTEEEQRYVSSLVNGRVWIGLSDIENEGNMKWVDNSPLKKGFWNTDEPNDKGGTEDCVEVLSSNPFQSNWNDLPCSEKRRWICEN; translated from the exons ATGGTGTGGAACCAACTCAGACTTGACTGGTACATGATGTGGAACAGACTCAAACTTGACTGCAATATAGCATGGAGCAGACTTAAACTGGATTgggacatggcgtggagcaggctgagccgtggctgtgacatggtgtgGAGCAGACTCAAGAGTGGGAGGCTTGGAAACCGGGTTCAGG GAGGAAGTAGATGTTTCCTGGTGAGCACAGTGTGTCTTGGGCTCATATGTGTTCTTCTGGTGATCACCATTATAGTGCAACAAATGAAGATCACATCAGATAGAGAAATAAAGCTGAACTATAAAAACATGGCTGAagaatttaatgaaaaattaaacagGTTGCAAGTCAATTACAGCGATCTAACTATTGAAAAGGACCAATTGCAGAGCAGCTTCAACTCTTTGGATCAGAAGAAACTGGAGTTGGAGACCAGAGTCAACAGTCTAACTATTGAAAAGGACCAATTGCAGATCAGCTTCAACTCTTTGAATCAGAAGAAACTGGAGTTGGAGACCAGAGTCAACAGTCTAACTATTGAAAAGGACCAATTGCAGAGCAGCTTCAACTCTTTGAATCAGAAGAAACTGGAGTTGGAGACCAGAGTCAACAGTCTAACTATTGAAAAGGACCAATTGCAGATTAGATTCAACTCTTTGAATCAGAAGAAACTGGAGTTGGAGACCAGAGTCAACAGTCTAACTATTGAAAAGGACCAATTGCAGAGCAGCTTCAACTCTTTGGATCAGAAGAAACTGGAGTTGGAGACCAGAGTCAACAGTCTAACTATTGAAAAGGACCAATTGCAGATCAGCTTCAACTCTTTGAATCAGAAGAAACTGGAGTTGGAGACCAGAGTCAACAGTCTAACTATTGAAAAGGACCAATTGCAGAGCAGCTTCAACTCTTTGGATCAGAAGAAACTGGAGTTGGAGACCAGAGTCAACAGTCTAACTATTGAAAAGGACCAATTGCAGATCAGCTTCAACTCTTTGAATCAGAAGAAACTGGAGTTGGAAAGGAGGAAAAAACAAG TTTGGTTCTTCATATCCAGTGAGGAGAAGAGCTGGTCTGACAGCAGACAGTTCTGCAGGGATCGTGGTGGAGATCTGGTCATCATCAACACTGAAGAGGAACAG AGGTACGTCAGTTCATTGGTCAACGGGAGAGTGTGGATTGGTTTGTCTGACATCGAGAATGAGGGCAACATGAAATGGGTGGATAATTCACCACTGAAGAAAGG GTTTTGGAACACAGATGAGCCAAATGACAAGGGAGGAACCGAGGACTGTGTTGAAGTGCTTTCTTCAAACCCCTTCCAGAGCAACTGGAATGATCTCCCATGCTCAGAGAAGAGAAGATGGATTTGTGAGAATTAG